One window from the genome of Lentibacillus daqui encodes:
- a CDS encoding spore germination protein, giving the protein MRRNRQQKKNTNSFFPIKLEELEQIMLQKFENNDDLLFRTYNQDSGKKAAVFFISYQVDLNIIGQFILDPLLSSKEEWSNDSILDDIPENTGHTVDKLEDILKGLLVGELFIYVEGEEEALGYLALKKQQRQLDKAENETVVIGPQVAFTESLVTNLNVVRWSIRSTDLVLEQLMIGHRYPREIRICYIKSIANEQLVNTMRQRLQDLDVDEIEDSTVLQQYLNDSSSTVFPQFYSTELPDRFSYAIRQGRIGVLTENSPTGFIAPSTFLSFFESTEDLYMRWNIGTFLLILRFFAIFLSVTMTPLYVAAVTYHYEIIPVDELITIGQSRAGVPFPPIWEAIILEFLIELLREAGARLPTKVGQTIGIVGGVIIGQAVVQAGLTSNILIVVVALSALSSFTTPSYLMGTAVRIVRFPMIVLAGLFGLIGIIFGASFLVIHLLKLKSLGMPYLTPIYPFRWADLNKSLTRAPLQYENKRFFSIRPKNLLRYKRKESKRKHDIED; this is encoded by the coding sequence ATGAGAAGAAATCGTCAGCAGAAGAAAAACACAAACAGTTTCTTTCCGATCAAACTGGAAGAACTCGAGCAGATCATGCTCCAAAAATTTGAAAACAACGATGACTTATTATTTCGTACATATAATCAGGATAGTGGTAAAAAAGCAGCAGTGTTTTTTATCTCCTATCAAGTCGACTTGAACATCATTGGTCAGTTTATTCTTGATCCGCTGTTAAGCAGCAAAGAGGAATGGAGCAATGATTCTATTTTAGACGATATTCCCGAAAATACCGGACACACGGTGGATAAATTGGAGGACATTCTAAAAGGATTGCTGGTCGGAGAACTATTCATTTACGTGGAGGGGGAAGAAGAAGCGCTTGGTTATCTTGCCCTGAAAAAACAACAACGTCAGCTGGATAAAGCAGAAAATGAAACCGTTGTGATTGGACCACAAGTCGCTTTTACCGAGTCGCTTGTGACCAATCTTAACGTGGTTCGTTGGAGTATTCGCTCTACTGATCTCGTATTGGAACAGCTGATGATTGGTCATCGCTATCCACGGGAAATTCGGATTTGTTACATAAAATCCATTGCCAACGAGCAATTGGTCAACACGATGCGGCAACGTCTACAAGATTTGGATGTAGATGAAATAGAAGATAGCACTGTATTGCAACAGTATCTCAATGATTCATCCTCTACCGTCTTTCCCCAGTTCTATTCCACCGAACTTCCTGATCGTTTCAGCTATGCGATCAGACAGGGTCGGATTGGGGTATTGACGGAAAATAGTCCGACTGGGTTCATTGCGCCATCCACATTCTTGAGTTTTTTTGAGTCAACAGAAGACTTGTATATGCGTTGGAATATCGGCACTTTTTTATTGATTTTGCGCTTTTTCGCAATATTTCTTTCAGTTACGATGACGCCATTATATGTGGCTGCGGTGACCTATCATTACGAGATTATTCCTGTTGACGAGCTGATAACGATCGGCCAGTCACGGGCAGGTGTTCCTTTTCCACCAATCTGGGAAGCGATAATTCTGGAATTTTTGATTGAACTATTGCGTGAGGCTGGAGCCAGACTGCCGACCAAAGTAGGTCAGACGATTGGAATTGTTGGCGGGGTTATCATCGGACAGGCGGTTGTTCAGGCAGGATTAACCAGTAATATTTTAATCGTCGTTGTTGCATTAAGTGCACTATCCTCTTTTACGACACCAAGTTATTTGATGGGGACAGCGGTTCGAATCGTTCGTTTTCCGATGATCGTCCTGGCTGGATTATTTGGTCTTATTGGGATTATTTTTGGTGCATCGTTTTTAGTCATCCATTTGCTAAAACTAAAATCTTTAGGGATGCCGTATTTGACGCCCATCTATCCATTCCGCTGGGCCGACTTGAACAAATCACTGACTCGTGCTCCGCTCCAATACGAAAACAAGCGATTTTTCTCCATCAGACCGAAAAATTTGCTTCGTTATAAACGCAAAGAGTCCAAACGCAAACATGACATTGAAGATTAG
- a CDS encoding GerAB/ArcD/ProY family transporter, with the protein MDINVKVKNDLQIRAFYLFFIVTGTQIGVGMMGYPMYVYNEAKQDSWISILIAYVYLMVVVYVMYLILKQYKNADILGIQVDVFGKWIGKLLGTIYMIHFTVGLITVFVTYIEVVQIFIFPQLSSFVMGGLLLILIIYGALGGLRVIVGVAFIFFFLTQWLLFLFYEPIMKMEFNNFQPYFEATIPELLQGAKKTTFTFVGFEILFFVYPFIQNKQKAKRPIFLGITYTALIALLQMVIAIGFFSPGLLGQLEWAVLTLFKGSKLPFINRIDFIVIAEWIMVIVPVMLLLIWMITYGMKRLYNIPRKFTLFTVALLLFISCGFISRHTYVIKLTDAYSVISFWIVYVYPFILLPIVWIKRRWDKKRKGGGKK; encoded by the coding sequence ATGGATATTAATGTAAAAGTAAAAAATGACTTGCAGATTCGTGCATTCTATTTGTTCTTTATCGTTACAGGCACGCAAATAGGAGTCGGCATGATGGGGTATCCGATGTATGTTTACAATGAGGCAAAACAAGATTCATGGATATCCATTCTTATTGCCTATGTCTACCTAATGGTTGTTGTCTATGTCATGTACTTGATACTGAAGCAGTATAAAAACGCAGATATTTTGGGTATCCAGGTTGATGTATTTGGCAAATGGATCGGCAAATTATTGGGTACGATTTATATGATTCATTTTACCGTTGGCCTCATCACCGTGTTTGTCACTTATATTGAAGTTGTACAAATTTTTATTTTTCCACAACTGAGTTCGTTTGTGATGGGCGGACTGTTGCTTATTTTGATTATTTATGGTGCCTTGGGTGGGCTACGAGTCATTGTTGGGGTTGCATTTATATTCTTTTTTTTAACACAGTGGTTACTATTCTTGTTTTACGAGCCAATCATGAAAATGGAATTTAATAATTTCCAGCCTTATTTCGAAGCAACTATTCCTGAATTGCTTCAGGGGGCAAAAAAGACAACCTTTACCTTTGTCGGGTTTGAAATTCTCTTTTTTGTTTACCCATTTATCCAAAACAAACAAAAGGCCAAACGCCCAATCTTTTTGGGTATAACCTATACTGCTTTAATCGCTTTATTGCAGATGGTTATTGCAATTGGCTTTTTCAGTCCGGGACTGCTTGGGCAATTAGAATGGGCTGTATTGACCTTATTTAAAGGGTCGAAATTGCCATTTATCAATCGCATTGACTTTATTGTCATCGCCGAGTGGATTATGGTGATCGTACCGGTGATGCTGTTGTTAATCTGGATGATTACTTATGGGATGAAGCGATTATATAATATACCAAGGAAATTCACGCTTTTTACCGTTGCCCTTCTCCTCTTTATATCATGCGGGTTTATCTCGCGTCATACATATGTGATCAAATTGACCGATGCCTATTCCGTCATTAGCTTCTGGATCGTCTATGTTTACCCGTTTATTCTACTACCAATCGTATGGATAAAGAGACGCTGGGATAAAAAAAGAAAAGGTGGGGGTAAAAAATGA
- a CDS encoding Ger(x)C family spore germination protein: MNRTCVMILAFLIFLAGCVPTKTIEDLGIINNYGVDQLENGQLKSTMVIYKFAKQNEETSQIVSGEANTMKRVRQIANQYTSFELAPGSIQLALFGAELAKQGLSRYLDPLERDAKISDMMYLAIAEPTAEKIILTGNKNPRINLNRYLNDLIKQNKKNNVIPDVRLIDFSNEYFKIGRDPYLPILSIKDNQPIISSVALFLDDQLVGKIPLDKVYLISMLHKPIKKLDIQAAIPLKPFKEHMKKQSTKQQSRKYAYADLSLRKGKAKTKLLDSQNLKFQTNVKLSVDLMELSEEIDLRDPKVIKKFEKEIENEVKSQYEKLLAYTQKLGADPFGYGVVYRTHQKGNKPGNDKLHEIYPNIDVDFNVDVRILHHGIIP, translated from the coding sequence ATGAATCGGACATGTGTGATGATCTTGGCATTTCTCATTTTTCTTGCCGGTTGTGTGCCCACCAAAACAATTGAGGACTTGGGAATCATTAATAATTATGGGGTAGACCAGCTGGAAAATGGTCAACTTAAATCGACAATGGTCATATACAAATTCGCAAAACAAAATGAAGAAACCTCCCAAATTGTATCCGGGGAGGCAAATACAATGAAACGTGTGCGTCAGATAGCCAATCAATATACCAGTTTTGAGCTGGCTCCCGGATCTATCCAATTGGCGTTATTTGGTGCGGAACTGGCCAAACAGGGATTGTCACGTTATCTTGACCCCTTGGAACGTGATGCAAAAATATCCGATATGATGTATTTGGCAATAGCAGAGCCAACCGCTGAAAAGATCATTTTAACAGGGAACAAAAATCCGAGAATCAATCTAAATCGTTACCTGAATGATCTCATCAAACAAAATAAAAAGAACAATGTCATCCCGGACGTTAGATTAATTGATTTTTCTAATGAATATTTCAAGATAGGCAGGGATCCGTATTTACCGATATTATCCATCAAGGACAACCAACCAATTATTTCATCAGTTGCTCTATTTTTGGATGACCAACTTGTTGGCAAGATACCATTGGATAAAGTTTATTTAATTTCCATGTTGCATAAACCAATCAAGAAATTGGATATACAAGCCGCGATTCCATTAAAACCATTCAAGGAGCACATGAAAAAGCAATCAACGAAGCAGCAAAGTAGAAAGTATGCTTATGCTGACTTATCCCTTCGTAAGGGGAAAGCCAAAACAAAATTGCTTGATAGCCAAAACTTGAAGTTTCAAACGAATGTAAAACTCAGTGTGGATTTAATGGAATTGAGTGAGGAAATTGATTTGCGAGATCCAAAGGTCATTAAAAAATTTGAAAAAGAGATTGAAAACGAGGTAAAGAGCCAATATGAGAAGTTATTGGCCTACACACAAAAGTTAGGTGCCGATCCCTTTGGTTACGGGGTTGTTTATCGCACCCATCAAAAAGGAAATAAACCCGGCAACGATAAATTACATGAGATTTATCCAAACATAGATGTTGATTTTAATGTCGATGTCCGGATTCTACATCATGGAATTATCCCATGA
- a CDS encoding aldo/keto reductase yields the protein MMDMQTQKQLNNGTYIPQLGLGVYKVPAEDVYETVGHALELGYRHIDTASFYGNEEGVGKAIQDSGIPREELFVTTKVWNDQQGFERAQQAFAASLTRLGLDYVDLYLIHWPVPDMFPETWKALEKLYQDGRTKAIGVSNFLDHHLQTLAATQQIAPAVNQIELHPKLQQRETTTYCREHGIAVESWSPLGRAKYLDDPVLMKIGKKYNKTPAQVIIRWHLQHDFIVIPKSTNKERQRQNMTVFDFQLDDGDMRLLDQLESGMRVGSHPDQPPK from the coding sequence ATGATGGATATGCAAACACAAAAACAACTAAATAATGGCACGTACATTCCGCAATTGGGGCTGGGTGTATACAAAGTGCCTGCTGAAGATGTATATGAAACGGTTGGACATGCACTGGAACTTGGTTATCGGCATATTGATACGGCGAGTTTTTATGGGAATGAAGAGGGGGTAGGTAAAGCAATCCAAGATTCTGGAATTCCCCGGGAAGAGCTCTTTGTCACGACCAAAGTATGGAATGACCAGCAAGGCTTTGAACGGGCGCAGCAAGCGTTTGCAGCCAGTTTAACAAGGCTCGGGCTTGATTATGTTGATCTTTACCTGATCCACTGGCCGGTTCCAGATATGTTCCCGGAAACATGGAAAGCGTTGGAGAAACTCTATCAGGATGGTAGGACGAAAGCGATCGGGGTCAGCAACTTCCTGGATCACCATTTGCAAACCCTGGCAGCTACCCAGCAGATCGCACCTGCCGTCAACCAAATTGAGCTTCATCCCAAGTTGCAACAAAGAGAGACAACAACTTATTGTCGGGAACATGGAATTGCCGTTGAATCATGGTCTCCACTTGGCAGGGCAAAGTATTTGGATGATCCGGTTCTTATGAAAATTGGCAAAAAGTACAACAAAACGCCGGCACAAGTAATAATCAGGTGGCACCTGCAGCACGATTTTATTGTGATTCCAAAGTCAACGAACAAAGAACGGCAGCGACAAAATATGACCGTGTTTGACTTTCAGCTTGACGATGGCGATATGAGATTATTGGATCAGCTGGAAAGCGGCATGCGTGTCGGATCACACCCCGATCAGCCACCAAAATAG
- the rbsB gene encoding ribose ABC transporter substrate-binding protein RbsB encodes MKKYVKLMGLVVLVMMLVTGCSLDQPGKSEGDGDNTKNKDIKIGLSISTLNNPFFVTLRDGAEKAAKDAGHHIVTADSQDDPSKQMSDIEDMLQQNIDILLVNPTDSEAVASAVQMANDEDIPVITVDRSSDGGEVVTHIASDNVEGGEMAAKFISERLKDKGNVVELEGVSGASATRERGKGFHNVIDKKKDIKIIASQSGDFDRTKGLSVMENIIQSHKDIDAVFAQNDEMALGAYEALQAQGMDDVVVVGFDATDDAVKSVKEGDMAATIAQQPDLIGKQAVETAAKVLDGEKLDDFVPVELKLIK; translated from the coding sequence ATGAAAAAATATGTGAAACTAATGGGCTTAGTAGTATTGGTTATGATGCTGGTAACGGGTTGCTCTTTGGATCAGCCTGGAAAGTCTGAAGGTGATGGTGACAATACAAAAAATAAAGATATTAAAATCGGATTATCTATTTCTACTTTGAATAATCCATTCTTTGTGACATTGCGTGACGGGGCGGAAAAAGCCGCAAAAGATGCTGGACATCATATTGTAACAGCAGATTCACAAGATGACCCTTCTAAACAAATGAGTGATATTGAAGATATGCTGCAGCAAAATATTGATATATTGCTTGTAAATCCGACTGATTCTGAAGCGGTGGCTTCCGCTGTTCAAATGGCTAATGATGAGGATATTCCTGTTATTACCGTGGATCGCAGTTCTGATGGGGGAGAAGTTGTTACCCATATTGCTTCTGACAACGTAGAAGGCGGAGAAATGGCAGCGAAGTTTATAAGCGAAAGGTTGAAAGATAAAGGAAACGTAGTAGAACTGGAAGGTGTTTCTGGTGCTTCCGCTACACGGGAACGTGGTAAAGGTTTTCACAATGTTATTGATAAGAAGAAGGATATCAAAATAATTGCAAGTCAATCTGGTGATTTTGATCGAACCAAAGGATTGAGCGTAATGGAGAATATCATCCAAAGCCATAAGGATATCGATGCAGTATTCGCTCAAAACGATGAAATGGCATTAGGAGCATACGAGGCGTTGCAAGCACAAGGAATGGATGATGTGGTTGTTGTTGGTTTTGATGCGACAGATGATGCAGTTAAATCGGTAAAGGAAGGGGACATGGCTGCGACTATTGCACAGCAGCCGGATCTAATCGGAAAACAAGCTGTTGAAACAGCAGCTAAAGTACTCGATGGGGAAAAACTAGACGACTTCGTTCCGGTTGAATTAAAATTGATCAAATAG
- a CDS encoding ABC transporter permease subunit produces MIILSILSDSFLTMNNILNLLRQISINALIAFGMTFVILTAGIDLSVGSLLALGSALTAGMLTSGMDPMLAILIGLLIGLGLGAINGLIITKGKVAPFIATLATMTIFRGATLVFTNGKPVTGLSDSFSFQMIGKGYLLGIPFPVVIMLIIFLVLFFILRNTVFGRQVYAVGGNEEASTLSGIKADRVKIWVYALTGMLSVLAGIIMMSRLNSAQPTAGTSYELDAIAAVVIGGTSLMGGRGKILGTLIGALIIGVIDNGLNLLNVSSFYQQIVKGAVILLAVLLDRQSKKQ; encoded by the coding sequence ATGATCATACTCAGTATTTTAAGTGACAGCTTTTTGACAATGAACAATATCCTAAACCTACTTAGACAAATTTCTATTAATGCACTAATTGCTTTCGGGATGACTTTCGTTATTTTAACAGCAGGGATTGACTTGTCAGTTGGATCTTTGCTTGCACTGGGCAGTGCCTTAACGGCGGGTATGTTGACAAGTGGAATGGACCCAATGTTGGCGATATTGATTGGACTCTTGATTGGTTTGGGATTAGGTGCCATCAATGGACTGATCATCACGAAAGGAAAGGTGGCCCCTTTCATTGCAACATTGGCGACGATGACGATTTTTCGCGGAGCAACGCTTGTTTTCACAAACGGAAAACCTGTTACAGGACTATCGGATAGCTTCAGTTTTCAAATGATCGGTAAAGGCTATCTACTTGGCATCCCATTTCCGGTCGTCATCATGCTGATTATATTTTTGGTGCTGTTTTTTATTCTGAGGAACACGGTTTTTGGAAGACAAGTTTATGCAGTTGGTGGTAACGAAGAAGCATCGACGTTATCCGGTATTAAGGCGGATCGTGTCAAAATTTGGGTTTATGCCTTAACAGGGATGCTGTCCGTTCTTGCTGGCATAATTATGATGAGCCGACTTAATTCCGCCCAGCCAACCGCGGGGACTTCATATGAATTGGATGCTATTGCGGCGGTGGTTATCGGAGGGACAAGCTTGATGGGTGGCCGAGGAAAAATATTAGGTACACTGATCGGTGCCCTGATTATTGGTGTCATTGACAATGGGTTGAACTTGTTGAATGTTTCTTCTTTTTATCAACAAATCGTCAAAGGTGCAGTTATATTGTTAGCTGTATTATTGGACAGGCAATCTAAAAAACAATAG
- a CDS encoding sugar ABC transporter ATP-binding protein gives MPRTTFVEMENISKSFSGNQVLNNVQFTVLSGEIHALMGENGAGKSTLIKILTGIYPKDSGVVRMKGKQVHFANPKEAEQKGISVIHQELNIIPYLTVAQNMFMGKELTKKFGILDTKEMQNRTKKSLEDLGVTNIDPNEIASNLSVGQQQLVEIARALATKAEMIVMDEPTAALTEREIESLFEVIDSLKKKGVSIIYISHRMEEIFQICDRITVLRDGESIGTRNISDTSFQEIVKMMVGRELGDRFPNREGKIGEVVFEAHELSSPGWFENVSFRVREGEILGVAGLMGAGRSEMMEAIFGFRKMKSGSVKLNGKELHIKHPRDAIEAGIGFITEDRKTKGLVIDASIKENMALTNLKDISKTGVISKQDEKKLVDQLIERLMIRTTSSEQPAKSLSGGNQQKVVIAKWLSIHPTLLIMDEPTRGVDVGAKTEIYDIMGELTRNGVAIIMISSELTEVIGVSDRVMVVHEGKVTGFLDREQANQEKIMTLATGGEYIE, from the coding sequence ATGCCCCGTACCACTTTTGTTGAAATGGAAAATATTAGTAAATCATTTTCGGGAAATCAGGTGTTAAACAATGTTCAGTTTACAGTGTTAAGTGGCGAAATCCATGCATTGATGGGTGAAAATGGTGCAGGGAAGTCTACTTTAATCAAAATCCTGACAGGTATCTATCCAAAAGACAGTGGGGTTGTAAGGATGAAGGGAAAACAAGTCCATTTTGCCAATCCCAAGGAAGCGGAGCAGAAGGGCATCAGTGTTATCCATCAGGAGTTGAATATCATCCCGTATCTAACCGTTGCCCAGAACATGTTCATGGGGAAGGAATTAACAAAGAAGTTCGGGATTTTGGATACAAAGGAAATGCAAAACCGAACGAAAAAGAGCCTAGAAGATTTGGGAGTTACCAATATTGATCCCAATGAAATCGCTAGTAATCTATCGGTCGGACAGCAGCAATTGGTAGAAATTGCTCGTGCATTGGCAACAAAGGCTGAAATGATTGTCATGGATGAGCCTACAGCGGCACTAACGGAGCGTGAGATTGAGAGTCTCTTTGAAGTGATTGATTCACTTAAGAAAAAAGGGGTTAGTATCATCTACATTTCTCACCGTATGGAGGAGATTTTTCAAATTTGCGACCGGATAACAGTATTGCGGGACGGGGAATCGATCGGCACTAGAAATATTTCAGACACGTCTTTTCAAGAAATTGTAAAAATGATGGTAGGGCGTGAATTAGGGGATCGGTTCCCAAACAGAGAGGGGAAAATCGGGGAGGTCGTATTTGAGGCTCACGAATTGTCCAGTCCAGGATGGTTTGAAAACGTTTCCTTTCGAGTCCGTGAAGGAGAAATCCTCGGGGTCGCTGGGCTTATGGGTGCCGGGCGGTCTGAAATGATGGAGGCCATTTTCGGTTTTCGAAAAATGAAAAGCGGCAGTGTAAAACTCAATGGTAAAGAATTGCATATTAAGCACCCGCGGGATGCGATTGAGGCAGGCATCGGCTTTATAACGGAGGACAGAAAGACAAAGGGATTAGTGATTGATGCTTCTATTAAGGAAAATATGGCATTGACCAATTTGAAAGATATTTCGAAAACCGGTGTGATTTCCAAACAGGATGAAAAGAAACTCGTGGATCAACTCATTGAAAGATTGATGATTCGCACGACGAGTAGTGAACAGCCTGCCAAGTCTTTAAGTGGCGGAAACCAGCAAAAGGTTGTCATTGCAAAATGGCTTAGTATTCATCCAACGTTGCTTATTATGGATGAACCGACCAGAGGAGTAGATGTTGGTGCGAAAACGGAAATTTATGACATAATGGGCGAATTAACAAGAAATGGAGTTGCCATTATCATGATTTCTTCTGAATTAACGGAAGTAATTGGCGTCAGTGACCGGGTAATGGTGGTTCATGAAGGGAAAGTCACCGGGTTTTTAGACAGAGAACAAGCAAACCAGGAAAAAATTATGACATTAGCAACTGGAGGTGAATATATTGAATAA
- a CDS encoding PfkB family carbohydrate kinase — MRTPNIRVVGSINMNMTTTADMAPIQGETVLGRSFATYPGGKGANQAVAAALSVTKIGAQNGMPTRIQLERFIAGRRDDADEKERNIK, encoded by the coding sequence ATGAGAACCCCAAATATACGTGTGGTAGGTAGTATAAATATGAATATGACTACTACAGCCGATATGGCGCCAATACAAGGAGAAACTGTCTTAGGCAGGTCGTTTGCTACCTATCCTGGAGGCAAGGGTGCAAATCAAGCGGTTGCCGCTGCTTTATCCGTAACAAAAATCGGCGCGCAAAACGGGATGCCAACACGAATACAACTAGAGAGATTTATAGCGGGGAGAAGAGATGATGCTGATGAAAAAGAAAGGAATATTAAATAG
- a CDS encoding LacI family DNA-binding transcriptional regulator: MATIRDVATLAGVSVATVSRVLNESANVNECTKHRVQKAIEKLNYRPNDVARSLFKGKSKMIALFVPDIMNPYFPELARAVEDITTKHGYTFILCNTDDDLQKELAYLNTLSQKSIDGIIIVSSTMTNEHVVNANFPIIAVDREINDSFPSVTVNNYDSAREAVHYLQAIGCTKIAHISGPKNVRNAVQRMEGYLAVVKKESWFTKTHVKSGNYTFEEAYSATIDLLTANPQTDGIFVANDLMGVGVLKAAQSLGIRVPEDLSVIAFDGISLGETTTPSLTTMAQPIYDMGARAAEMLMEQINQPEKMMGSVEFKAALIERQSARR, encoded by the coding sequence ATGGCTACAATAAGGGATGTTGCTACACTAGCGGGGGTTTCAGTTGCCACCGTCTCGCGCGTGCTAAATGAATCGGCAAATGTTAATGAGTGTACCAAACACCGGGTTCAAAAGGCAATTGAAAAGTTGAACTACCGGCCAAACGATGTGGCGAGGAGTTTGTTTAAAGGTAAGTCGAAAATGATTGCTTTATTTGTTCCGGATATTATGAATCCATATTTTCCCGAATTAGCCCGGGCAGTGGAAGATATCACAACAAAACACGGCTATACTTTCATTTTATGCAATACCGATGATGATCTGCAAAAAGAACTGGCATATTTGAATACGTTAAGTCAAAAATCAATAGATGGCATTATTATTGTATCCAGCACGATGACAAACGAACATGTGGTCAATGCTAATTTTCCAATTATTGCAGTTGATCGGGAAATCAACGATAGCTTCCCATCTGTTACCGTGAATAATTACGATAGTGCACGGGAAGCGGTTCATTACTTACAAGCTATTGGCTGCACGAAAATTGCCCATATCAGCGGTCCGAAAAATGTTCGAAATGCTGTGCAACGGATGGAGGGTTACTTGGCCGTTGTCAAGAAGGAAAGCTGGTTTACAAAGACGCATGTCAAGTCGGGCAATTATACATTTGAAGAAGCATACTCAGCAACAATTGATTTGTTAACTGCCAACCCACAAACAGATGGTATATTTGTAGCTAACGATTTGATGGGAGTTGGCGTATTAAAAGCAGCACAATCGCTGGGAATACGAGTGCCGGAAGATTTATCCGTTATTGCATTCGACGGCATATCCCTGGGGGAAACGACAACCCCGTCATTAACGACAATGGCACAGCCCATTTATGATATGGGGGCAAGAGCTGCAGAAATGTTGATGGAACAAATTAATCAACCAGAGAAAATGATGGGTTCGGTTGAATTCAAGGCAGCATTGATCGAACGTCAATCGGCAAGGAGGTAA
- a CDS encoding 3-hydroxyacyl-CoA dehydrogenase NAD-binding domain-containing protein — MTPTSIASVSTADLVIEAVPEILLLKQDVFREIVQETIINDHPHT, encoded by the coding sequence ATAACACCAACTAGTATTGCAAGCGTTTCAACTGCTGACCTCGTTATCGAAGCTGTTCCAGAGATACTGTTATTAAAACAGGATGTCTTCAGGGAAATTGTCCAAGAGACAATTATAAATGATCATCCTCATACATAA
- a CDS encoding aspartyl-phosphate phosphatase Spo0E family protein, whose translation MYKPNDLSKAISKKTQKMIHLAFKKGFTNKETVECSGSWSLIR comes from the coding sequence GTGTATAAACCAAACGATTTATCAAAAGCGATTAGCAAAAAGACACAGAAAATGATTCATTTGGCATTTAAGAAGGGATTTACCAATAAAGAAACGGTCGAGTGCAGTGGAAGTTGGTCATTGATACGATAA
- a CDS encoding TetR/AcrR family transcriptional regulator, with protein sequence MNKKLDRRKKYTRQVLKDSLIAILKSKPISAITVKEICEQADINRSTFYTHYKDQFDLLEQIEEEIITDLNAYLNQYNFELEQEALQMTEKLLEYLVSKYEIIQTLLNEHTAHSFEQRVMDVARSFLIQSLVNNDDVDADISEYAITFLISGSIYVIKQWVANGMDESPKRIAQLINSIGFKE encoded by the coding sequence ATGAACAAAAAACTCGATCGACGAAAGAAATATACCCGACAAGTCTTAAAGGATAGTTTAATTGCTATTTTGAAGAGCAAACCAATTTCCGCAATCACCGTTAAAGAAATCTGCGAACAGGCTGATATTAACCGTTCTACCTTTTACACGCACTACAAAGATCAATTTGACTTGCTCGAGCAAATAGAAGAAGAAATCATCACGGATCTTAACGCTTATTTAAATCAATATAATTTCGAGCTGGAACAAGAAGCACTACAGATGACCGAAAAACTCCTAGAATATCTTGTCTCCAAATATGAAATAATCCAAACACTTCTCAATGAACATACCGCTCATTCCTTTGAACAACGAGTGATGGACGTTGCTCGGTCCTTTCTGATTCAAAGTTTGGTTAACAACGATGATGTAGATGCAGATATTTCCGAATATGCGATAACCTTTCTCATCAGCGGGAGCATTTATGTTATAAAACAATGGGTTGCAAACGGCATGGATGAGTCGCCAAAACGAATTGCCCAGTTGATTAATAGCATTGGGTTTAAGGAGTGA